The Acinonyx jubatus isolate Ajub_Pintada_27869175 chromosome D1, VMU_Ajub_asm_v1.0, whole genome shotgun sequence genome includes a window with the following:
- the LOC128311682 gene encoding olfactory receptor 52D1-like: protein MPAFNISDDSLPGTLILTGIPGLEWAHVWIAIPFCAMYLVALAGNAALILVIVTDSALHAPMYLFLCLLSLTDLALSSTTVPKILAILWLHAGEISFGGCLAQMFCVHSIYALESSFLLAMAFDRYVAICNPLRYTTILNHTVIGKIGLASILRSIAVVSPFIFLLKRLPYCGHHIMAHTYCEHMGIARLACANITVNIVYGLTVALLAVGLDSILIAISYGFILHAVFRLPSQDARHKALSTCGSHLGVILVFYIPAFFSFLTHRFGQHRVPKNVHIFLANLYVLVPPVLNPIIYGARTKEIRSRLLRLLHLRRVSV, encoded by the coding sequence ATGCCTGCTTTCAACATCAGTGATGACAGTCTCCCAGGCACACTCATCCTGACGGGCATCCCAGGGCTGGAGTGGGCCCACGTCTGGATCGCCATCCCCTTCTGCGCCATGTATCTGGTAGCGCTGGCTGGGAATGCTGCCCTCATCCTGGTCATTGTGACAGACAGTGCTCTTCATGCACCCATGTACCTCTTCCTGTGCCTTCTTTCACTCACCGACCTGGCTCTCAGCTCCACCACGGTGCCCAAGATATTAGCCATTTTGTGGCTTCATGCTGGAGAGATTTCCTTTGGTGGATGCCTGGCCCAGATGTTTTGTGTCCATTCTATCTATGCTCTGGAGTCCTCATTTCTTCTCGCCATGGCCTTTGATCGCTACGTAGCTATATGCAACCCACTGAGATACACAACCATCCTCAACCATACTGTCATAGGCAAAATTGGCCTTGCCAGCATACTCCGTAGTATAGCCGTTGTCTCCCCATTCATCTTCCTGCTGAAGCGACTGCCTTACTGTGGTCACCATATCATGGCCCACACATACTGTGAGCACATGGGCATCGCTCGCCTGGCCTGTGCCAACATCACTGTCAATATTGTCTATGGGCTGACTGTGGCCCTGTTGGCCGTGGGTCTGGATTCCATCCTCATTGCCATTTCCTACGGCTTTATCCTCCATGCTGTCTTCCGCCTTCCATCTCAAGATGCCAGGCACAAGGCTCTGAGTACCTGTGGCTCCCACCTGGGGGTCATCCTGGTCTTCTACATTcctgccttcttctccttcctcacccACCGTTTTGGCCAGCACCGAGTCCCCAAGAATGTGCACATTTTTCTGGCCAACCTGTACGTGCTCGTGCCTCCTGTGCTCAACCCGATCATCTATGGGGCTAGGACCAAGGAGATTCGGAGCCGACTTCTGAGACTGCTTCACTTGAGGAGGGTCTCAGTATGA